Proteins encoded together in one Campylobacter peloridis LMG 23910 window:
- the bcp gene encoding thioredoxin-dependent thiol peroxidase: MKELQIGDKAPVFELLNQDGINVSLKDFFGKKIILYFYPKDNTPGCTLEACDFTKFYDDFLDKNAVIIGISPDSVKSHVNFIQKHNLKHILLSDSQKEVCKLYGAWGIKKNYGKEYEGLIRSTFVIDENGKIEKIYKNVKTKDHALKVLNDLC; encoded by the coding sequence ATGAAAGAATTGCAAATAGGCGATAAAGCTCCTGTTTTTGAGCTTTTAAATCAAGATGGAATTAATGTATCTTTAAAAGATTTTTTTGGTAAAAAAATAATTTTGTATTTTTATCCAAAAGATAATACTCCAGGTTGCACTTTAGAAGCTTGTGATTTTACTAAATTTTATGATGATTTTTTAGATAAAAATGCTGTTATAATAGGTATTAGTCCAGATAGTGTTAAATCTCATGTAAATTTTATTCAAAAGCATAATTTAAAACATATATTATTAAGCGATAGTCAAAAAGAAGTTTGCAAGCTTTATGGAGCTTGGGGAATTAAAAAAAATTATGGTAAAGAATATGAAGGCTTGATAAGATCTACTTTTGTCATAGATGAAAATGGAAAAATAGAAAAAATTTATAAAAATGTCAAAACAAAAGATCACGCACTAAAGGTTCTAAACGATTTATGTTAG
- a CDS encoding tautomerase family protein, with amino-acid sequence MPIVNIKLAKPEFSKEQKQNLIHDITKLLHEKYNKPKQNIVVILEDIEPFNIGFSGESVENLRLKAKK; translated from the coding sequence ATGCCTATAGTAAATATTAAATTAGCAAAGCCAGAATTTAGCAAAGAACAAAAGCAAAATTTAATACACGATATAACCAAGCTTTTGCATGAAAAATATAATAAACCAAAGCAAAATATAGTAGTTATTTTAGAAGATATAGAACCATTTAATATAGGTTTTAGTGGTGAAAGTGTAGAAAATTTAAGATTAAAGGCAAAAAAATGA